The proteins below come from a single Haliaeetus albicilla chromosome 22, bHalAlb1.1, whole genome shotgun sequence genomic window:
- the SCNN1G gene encoding amiloride-sensitive sodium channel subunit gamma: MAPPGPEGGRAAAGAMAPGKKITARIKRTLPVKGPQAPTLSELMRWYCLNTNTHGCRRIVVSRGRLRRFIWILLTLSAVGLILWQCAELLMNYYSASVSVTVQFQKLPFPAVTICNINPYKYSSMKDYLSELDKETKKALETFYGFSEGKTKVRRSVDEWNSTGSDFFKQIPLLKFEDFSKTATDLRSGQKRKIEGSVFHKDSSIVNSGDSNDIIGFQLCDANNSSECALYTFSSGVNAIQEWYKLHYMNIMAQIPLETKEKLSYSADDLLLTCFFDGLSCDKRHFTRFHHPLHGNCYTFNSGENGTILSTSTGGSEYGLQVVLYIDEADYNPFLVTSTGAKIIVHDQNEYPFIEDIGTEIETAAATSIGMHFTRSRKLSKPYSDCTETGADIPVENLYNKSYSLQICLHSCFQKAMVDSCGCAQYAQPLPAGAEYCNYKKNPNWMYCYYRLHEKFVKEQLGCQQICKDACSFKEWALTTSIAQWPSTVSEDWMLRVLSWDKGQKINKKLNKTDLANLMVFYKDLNERFISENPANTLVILLSNFGGQLGLWMSCSVVCVIEIVEVFFIDSLSIVMRRQWQKAKKWWNDRKRERLGKPPQADNLERQCHDNPVCIDEDLPTFNTALRLPLPQDNPLPRTPPPNYSTLRLETAFTEQLPDTLEVGQH, translated from the exons ATGGCCCCGCCGGGCCCGGAGGGCGGCCGAG CTGCCGCCGGTGCCATGGCCCCCGGGAAGAAGATCACGGCCCGGATCAAGAGGACGCTGCCGGTGAAGGGCCCGCAGGCGCCGACGCTGAGCGAGCTGATGCGGTGGTACTGCCTCAACACCAACACGCACGGCTGCCGGCGCATCGTGGTGTCCCGGGGCCGCCTGCGCAGGTTCATCTGGATCCTGCTGACCCTCAGCGCCGTCGGGCTGATCCTCTGGCAGTGCGCCGAGCTCCTCATGAACTACTACAGCGCCTCGGTCTCCGTCACCGTCCAGTTCCAGAAGCTGCCCTTCCCCGCCGTCACCATCTGCAACATCAACCCCTACAA GTACAGTTCCATGAAAGACTATTTATCTGAATTGgacaaagagacaaaaaaagctTTGGAGACTTTCTACGGATTTTCAGAGGGCAAGACCAAGGTGCGCCGGTCGGTGGATGAGTGGAACAGCACAGGGAGCGACTTCTTCAAACAGATCCCTTTGCTGAAGTTTGAGGACTTCTCTAAGACAGCAACTGACCTTCGCAGTGgccaaaagaggaaaattgaGGGCAGTGTCTTTCACAAGGATTCGTCCATAGTGAACTCTGGGGACTCAAATGATATCATCGGCTTTCAGCTG TGCGATGCAAACAACAGCAGTGAGTGTGCACTTTATACATTCAGTTCTGGTGTTAATGCTATCCAAGAATGGTACAAGCTGCATTACATGAACATCATGGCACAAATTCCCCTGGAGACTAAAGAAAAATTGAGTTATTCTGCTGATGACCTTCTGCTGACATGTTTCTTTGATGGCCTATCTTGTGACAAAAG GCACTTTACTCGATTCCATCATCCCCTGCATGGCAATTGCTATACCTTCAACAGTGGAGAAAACGGGACAATCCTGAGCACGTCCACTGGAGGCAGCGAGTACG GATTGCAGGTTGTTCTGTATATAGATGAAGCCGACTACAACCCCTTCCTGGTGACATCCACAGGAGCCAAGATCATTGTCCATGACCAAAACGAATATCCCTTCATTGAAGACATTGGCACAGAAATTGAGACTGCAGCAGCCACCTCCATAGGGATGCACTTT ACGCGGTCTCGCAAGCTGAGCAAACCCTACAGTGACTGTACGGAGACTGGTGCTGACATACCAGTAGAAAATCTCTATAACAAGAGCTACTCACTCCAG ATTTGCCTGCACTCCTGCTTTCAGAAGGCCATGGTGGACTCATGTGGCTGTGCCCAGTATGCACAGCCCTTACCTGCTGGGGCAGAGTACTGCAACTAcaagaaaaaccccaactggA TGTACTGCTACTACAGACTGCATGAAAAGTTTGTGAAGGAGCAGCTAGGCTGCCAGCAAATCTGCAAGGACGCCTGCAG cttcAAGGAGTGGGCACTCACCACCAGCATCGCCCAGTGGCCATCCACCGTGTCAGAG GACTGGATGCTTCGAGTTCTCTCTTGGGACAAAGGGCAAAAAATCAACAAGAAGCTGAACAA GACGGACCTCGCAAACCTCATGGTGTTTTACAAAGACCTGAACGAGAGATTCATTTCGGAGAATCCTGCCAACACA CTCGTAATTCTTCTTTCCAACTTCGGAGGCCAGCTGGGCCTTTGGATGAGCTGCTCAGTCGTTTGCGTCATTGAGATCGTCGAGGTCTTCTTCATTGATTCGCTTTCCATCGTAATGCGTCGCCAATGgcaaaaggcaaagaaatgGTGGAATGACCGAAAAAGGGAACGGCTGGGGAAGCCACCGCAGGCTGACAACCTGGAGAGGCAGTGTCACGATAACCCTGTCTGTATCGATGAGGACCTGCCCACCTTCAACACCGCCCTCCGCCTGCCGCTGCCCCAGGACAACCCCTTGCCCAGGACTCCCCCCCCCAATTACAGCACTTTGCGGCTAGAGACTGCGTTCACAGAGCAGCTGCCCGATACGCTAGAGGTTGGGCAACACTGA